A stretch of Lactuca sativa cultivar Salinas chromosome 6, Lsat_Salinas_v11, whole genome shotgun sequence DNA encodes these proteins:
- the LOC111875867 gene encoding transcription repressor MYB6 translates to MYWGIMGEIEERWRKGPWTAEEDRLLMHHVSLHGEGRWNSVANLAGLKRNGKSCRLRWVNYLRPDLKRGRITPHEETIILDLHARWGNRWSTIAKSLPGRTDNEIKNYWRTHFKKKSKVALDESAKLKMRQLKRQKFQQEQRQQQLQHLQMQQNIADMKKIMSFLEESENQVEYMSPTVVEKQKDRTSNGCCYGSSYAPETSMSEDFGMWDVLWNLDDVHGPNFHAAKAS, encoded by the exons ATGTATTGGGGAATTATGGGAGAAATTGAAGAAAGGTGGAGGAAAGGGCCATGGACTGCTGAAGAAGATCGTTTGCTCATGCATCATGTCAGCTTGCATGGCGAAGGCCGTTGGAATTCCGTGGCGAATCTTGCTG GGCTTAAAAGAAATGGAAAAAGTTGCAGACTAAGATGGGTGAACTATTTAAGACCAGACCTCAAAAGAGGAAGGATTACTCCTCATGAAGAAACCATCATTCTTGACTTACACGCTCGCTGGGGAAATAG ATGGTCAACAATTGCAAAAAGCTTGCCAGGAAGAACGGATAATGAGATAAAAAATTACTGGCGAACCCATTTTAAGAAAAAAAGTAAAGTGGCATTAGACGAATCAGCAAAGCTGAAAATGCGACAGCTAAAAAGACAGAAGTTTCAACAAGAACAACGACAACAACAATTGCAACACCTTCAGATGCAACAAAATATTGCTGATATGAAAAAGATAATGTCCTTTCTTGAAGAAAGTGAGAACCAAGTAGAATATATGTCTCCAACCGTGGTTGAGAAACAAAAAGACAGAACATCCAATGGTTGTTGTTATGGTTCATCTTATGCACCGGAGACCTCCATGAGTGAAGATTTTGGTATGTGGGACGTTTTGTGGAACTTGGATGATGTGCATGGTCCTAACTTTCATGCTGCTAAAGCTAGCTAG